One Planktothrix serta PCC 8927 DNA segment encodes these proteins:
- a CDS encoding AAA family ATPase: protein MHLLRVQVPNFRALNQVDITFEKDFFPRIFPLGSQNGGGKSTLLQLIFTLLHCSTSAEREIFLQNLLHRFNPNQSSEKTILAIFDIWDGSKIHTIEFFAYQTIDAINSKINSKAYNEKLPISIPSKNNSFIRLPLEAMSKVIDEWERENLLVICNYSSTKNKLVEYKSLLCKIGNLSPHKARIFLDELSKKVFFASHITQDFLFMNGEYRKLFSEKKDDSEKNNCSNINSLKTKIPGFFTYDFLAIDLVKQLFIDARNKDRNAIKDGKESNYYEALLKQDINSILINKKINFSPDLNQITFKLDKQGEEVDLYPEDLSRGELKRLSIYIWLKHNDIKDAIVLMDEIEITLHPDWQYQIISDLEQWEPSNQYILATHSYDLCEALTPAHVKVIKLKLIKNQN from the coding sequence ATGCACTTACTAAGAGTTCAAGTTCCAAATTTTCGGGCTTTAAATCAAGTCGATATTACGTTTGAGAAAGATTTCTTCCCTCGAATTTTTCCTTTAGGAAGTCAAAATGGGGGCGGTAAAAGTACGCTCTTACAGTTGATTTTTACCCTTCTCCACTGTTCTACTTCTGCCGAGAGAGAGATTTTTTTACAAAATTTACTTCATAGATTCAATCCTAATCAGTCATCAGAGAAAACTATTTTAGCTATCTTCGATATTTGGGACGGTTCTAAGATCCACACTATCGAGTTTTTTGCTTATCAAACAATTGATGCCATAAATTCCAAAATAAATTCCAAGGCTTACAATGAAAAACTGCCGATTTCTATTCCTTCTAAAAATAATAGTTTTATTCGACTACCTCTTGAAGCAATGAGCAAGGTGATCGATGAATGGGAACGGGAAAATTTATTAGTTATTTGTAATTATTCTTCAACTAAAAATAAATTAGTTGAATACAAATCATTACTTTGTAAAATAGGGAATTTATCTCCTCATAAAGCTAGAATTTTTTTAGATGAATTGTCAAAAAAAGTATTTTTTGCTTCTCATATAACACAAGATTTTCTATTTATGAATGGAGAATATAGAAAGTTATTTTCTGAAAAAAAAGATGATTCTGAAAAAAACAACTGTTCTAACATAAATTCCTTAAAAACAAAAATCCCAGGTTTTTTTACTTATGATTTTCTCGCAATAGATCTGGTAAAACAATTATTTATAGATGCTAGAAACAAAGATAGAAATGCAATAAAAGATGGAAAAGAAAGTAATTACTATGAAGCCTTATTGAAGCAGGATATAAATTCAATTTTGATTAATAAAAAAATCAATTTTTCTCCCGATTTAAACCAAATAACCTTTAAATTAGATAAACAGGGTGAAGAAGTAGATCTATATCCCGAAGATCTTAGTCGTGGCGAATTAAAACGACTCAGTATTTATATTTGGCTAAAACATAATGACATAAAAGATGCTATTGTTTTAATGGATGAGATTGAAATTACATTACATCCAGACTGGCAATATCAAATTATTTCTGATTTAGAACAATGGGAACCCAGCAACCAATATATTTTAGCAACCCACTCTTACGACTTATGTGAGGCATTAACCCCTGCTCACGTTAAAGTAATTAAGCTGAAATTAATTAAAAATCAAAATTAA